DNA from Desulfarculus baarsii DSM 2075:
AGGCGCCCGTGAGGGCCTTTGAGGGAAGCCGGTGCGAACCCGGCGCGGTCCCGCCGCTGTGAACGGGGACGAAAGCCGCCACCAAGCCACTGCCCGGCCCAACCGGGTGGGAAGGCGCGGCCTTTAGGACGATCCGTCAGCCAGAAGACCTGCCGCTCCACCAAAGGCCGCCACGCCGGGCAATGCGTCAGGCGGCCGACCCTGGGGTTCAAGCAAGCTGGGTGCGATCCCTCGGTTCCTCGCGTGGGGCCGAGGTTTTTTTATTTTGCGAGGCCAATTGAGAGCGTTCGTCATCGGCGCGGCCACCAGCGGCGCGGGCAAAACCACCGTGACCATGGCCATTTTGGCGGCCCTGCGCCGCCGGGGACTCGTCGTGCAGCCCTTCAAGGCCGGGCCGGACTTCATCGACCCCGGCCACCACGCCGTGGCCGCCGGCCGCCCCTCCCACAACCTCGACACCTGGATGCTCTCGGCCGACGAAAACCGGGCCATTTTCCAGCGTCACGCCGCCGGGGCCGACGTGGCCGTGGTCGAGGGCGTCATGGGCCTTCACGACGGCTTCGGCCCCCTTGACGACACTGGCTCCACGGCCCATCTGGCCAAGCTGCTGGGCCTGCCCGTGGCCCTGGTCGTCGACGCCAAAGGCATGGCCGGCAGCATCGCCGCTTTGGCCGGCGGCTTTGTCGGCTTCGATCCGGCGCTCGGCTTTGTCGGCGTCATCGCCAACCGAGTGGGCGGGCCGGGCCACGCCGCCATTTTGGGCCAGGCCCTGGCCGGCCGGTCGGGTCTGCCGCCGTTTCTGGGCGGGCTGGTCAAGGAGCCCGGCCTGGCCATGCCCGAGCGCCACCTGGGGCTGATCACCGCCGACGAGGGCGCTTTCGACGCCGCCAAGCTGGCCCGGCTGGCCGACTGGGCCGAGCAGGGCCTGGACCTGGACGCCCTGCTGGCCGGCGCGGCCGAGCTGGACTTGATCCCACTCGACGAACCCGCGCCGCCCACCCGGCCCGTCGTGACCATCGGCGTGGCCCGCGACGCGGCGTTTTGCTTTTATTACGCCGAAAACCTGCGTCGCCTGCGCCAGGCCGGGGCCACGCTGAAGTTTTTCTCGCCCATCGACGACCCCGCCCCGCCGCCGGGCCTGGACGGGCTTTATCTGGGCGGCGGCTACCCGGAGCTTTTCGCCCATAAGCTAAGCCAAAATCAAACCATGCGCCGCGCCATCGCCCGGGCCGTGGCCGACGGCCTGCCCGTTTTGGCCGAATGCGGCGGCATGCTCTACCTGGGCCAGGCGGTGGTGGACAAATCCGGCCAGGGCTGGCCCATGGCCGGGGCGTTGGACATCGTCACGCGCATGGGCGACAAGCTATCCGGCCTGGGTTATCGCCAGGCCACCTTCACGGCCGATAACCCCCTGGGCCCGGCCGGGACCACGGGCCGGGGCCACGAGTTTCATTATTCCAGCATCGATGAAGGGGCCTCCGGGGCCCAAGCCGGCGTCTTCGAGCTGCGCGGCCGCGCCGGCGGCCCGGCCCGACTGGCCGGCTACCGCGTTGGCAACGCCGTGGCCAGCTACATGCACTTCCATTTTGGCGGCAACCCCGATCTGGCCCGCAATTTCGTGGAGTTCTGCCGGAAAGGCCAGCCATGACCGACCAGACCTGGAACCTGCCGCCCGAAGAGATCGAACGCCGCAGCCTGGCCATCATCGACGCCGAGGCCGGCACGCACCCCTGGGGCCCCCGCCGCTGGGCCGTGGTGCGGCGCATGATCCACACCACCGCCGATTTCGATTGGCGAGACATCTGCATGTTTCACGACCAGGCCATCGACAGCGGCCTGGCCGCCCTGCAAAGCGGCCGCGTCATCGTCACCGACACACGCATGGCCCAGATGGGCCTGTCGCCCTGGCGGCTGAACAAGCTGGGCGTCGTCGCCCGCTGTCTGGTCGACGATCCGGCCACGGCCGCGATCGCCAAGGCCCGTGGCGTCACCCGCTCGCTGGCGGCGGTGGATCTGGCCGTCGAACAAAATCTGGGCCAGATCTTCGTTATCGGCAACGCGCCCACGGCCCTGCTGCGCCTGCTGGAGCACTGCGACGCCGGCCGCGTCAAGCCCAGCCTGGTGGTGGGCCTGCCAGTGGGCTTTGTCAACGCCGCCGAGGCCAAGGACGCCCTCGGCCAGCGCGATCTGCCCTTCATCACGGCCCGTGGCCGCAAGGGCGGCTCGGCCGTGGCCGCCAGCGTCATCAACGCCCTGGCCATCATGGCCCTGGAGAACGACAAATGAGCCAAAAAACCATCGGCACGCTCTACGGCGTGGGCGTGGGCCCCGGCGATCCCAAGCTGATGACCCTGCGCGCGGTGGAGGTTTTGCGCGGCGTCAGCGTGGTCTTCGCGGCCAGCTCACCCAAAAACGGCTACAGCCTGGCCCTGAACACGGCCCAGGGCCATATCCCGCCCGAGGTTGAGGTGGTGCGCCTGCCCTTTCCCATGACCGACAGCCACGAACTGCTGGCCCAGGCCTGGCGGGCCAACGCCGGGGCCGTGGCCCAGGCCCTGGAGCAAGGCCGCGACGCCGCCTTCATCACCATCGGCGATCCGCTGACCTACAGCACCTATGGCTATCTGCTGCGCACGCTACGGGACATGGGGTGCCAAGCCCCGGTGGTCACCGTGCCCGGCGTGACGGCCTATCACGCGGCGGCGGCCAGCCTGAACACGCCCCTGGTCGAAAGCCGCCAATCGCTGGCGGTGATCAGCGGCGTGGCCGATCCGGCCGAGATCGCCAATCTGGCGGCCATCAGCGACAATATCGTCATCATGAAGGCCTATCGCCAGTTCGACCAGATCGTCGAGGCGGTGGAGGCCCTGCCCGAAAAATGGTCGCTGGCCGCGGCCAGCCAGGTCAGCCTGGCCGAGGAAAAGGCCACCACCGAGGCCGGCGCGCTCAAGGGGCAGAAGCAGCATTACCTGACGCTGGTCATCGCCAAACGGCGGCCCGCGCCCCAGGCCGATTGATCGATGAACTCCCGGCGGCTCAGGACGGGTTTTTCCACCGGCACGGCGGCGGCGGCGGCGGCCAAGGCGGCCACGCTAACTGCCTTGGGCCAGGCCCCGGCCAAGGTGGAGGTCAGCCTGCCCGACGGCGGTCGGCTGGAGATAGCCGTCAGCCAATGCCGCCTGCTGGCCCCGGCCCAGGCCCTGGCCGTGGTGATCAAGGACGCCGGCGACGACCCCGACGTGACCAACAAGGCCGCCATCCGCGCCAGCGTGCGCCTTTTGCCGGCCGGCGACGGCGCGGCCGAGGTGCGCGTCCTCGGCGGCGACGGCGTGGGCCTGGTCACGCGGCCGGGCCTGCCCGTGGCCCCCGGCGCGCCGGCCATCAACCCCGTGCCCCGGCAAATGATCGAAAAGGCCGTGCGCCAAGCCGTGGCCTGGGCCGCGCCCGGGGCCACGCTGACCGCCGAGGTGGTCGTGAGCGTGGCCGGCGGCCAGGAGCTGGCCCGCCACACCCTCAACCCGCGCCTGGGCGTGGTCGGCGGCATATCGATTCTGGGCACCACCGGCCTGGTCAAGCCCTTCAGCCACCAGGCCTACACCGAGACCATCGACCTGTGCCTGTCGGTGGCCACGGCCGCCGGCCTGAGCGAGGTAGTGCTGACCACCGGCGGCAAGAGCGAAAAATGGGCCCAGGCCCTGCGGCCCGATCTGCCCGAGGCGGCCATGATCCAGATCGCCGACTTTTTCGGCTACGCCCTGGCCGCCTGCGCCAAGGCCGGCCTGCGCCAGGTGGGGCTGGTGTCGTTTTTCGGCAAGGCCGTCAAACAGGCCTCTGGCCTGGAGTACACCCACGCCCGCCAGGCGGTGATGGACCTGGCCCAACTGGCCGAGTGGCTGGGGCAAGCCGGCCTGGACCAGGCGGCCGCCCAAAGCGTGGCCCAGGCCAACACCGCCCGTCACGCCCTGGATTTGCTGCGCGAGTTGGGCCGGCTGGAGCTGGTGTCCCAGGTGGGCCGACGCATGCTGACGGCGGCCGAGCATTGGGCCGGGCCGGGCTTGCGGCCGTGGGCGGTGGTGTTGGACTATGACGGCCAGCCCTTGTGGGACAGCCGAGCCCAAGGAGGCCAAGCGTGATCCCGGTGCTGGTGATCGGCCTGGGCCTGGGGCCGGATGATCTTTCGCCGCGCCTGCGCGAGCTGGTGGACCATGCCCAGGTCTTGGCCGGCGGTCGGCGTTTGCTGGCCTATTTTCCCGAACACCCCGGCCGGCGCATCGAGCTGACCGGCGGACTGGAGCCCTGGCTGGATCAGGTGCAGGCGGCGGCCCAGAGCATGCCCGTGGCGGTGTTGGCCTCGGGAGACCCCGGCTTTCACGGCGTGGCCACGGCGTTGATCCGCCGCCTGGGCCGCGAGATGGTGCGCATCCAGCCCAACGTGACGGCCATGCAGGGGGCCTGCGCCCGCTTGGGCCTGCCCTGGGGCGCGGCCGTCCACGTCTCGTTGCACGCCGCCGACGCCGAGGCCTTGCCCCGGCTGTGGACGGCGCTGGGCCAAAGCGATCTGGTGGTCGTCTACCCCGGCCCCACGCTTGATCCGACGCGGCTGGCGGTCATGCTGGCCGAGCGCGGCCAGGATTCATGGCGCGTGAACGTGCTGGAAAACCTGGGCGCGGCCGACGAGCGCCTTTGCTCCTTCGCGCGGGCCAGCGAAGCAGCCGGCGTCTTTGGCCCGCTGTGCGTGGTCGTGCTGGAGCGCGTGGGCCCCCGGCCGCCGGCGCCGACCATCGGCGCGCCCGAGACGGCCTACCAAAGCGACGGCGGCTTGATCACCAAGGCCGAGGTGCGGGCCGTGGCCCTGGCCAAGCTGGCCCTGGGGCCAAAACTAACGTTGTGGGACGTGGGCGCGGGCAGCGGCTCGGTGGGGCTGGAGGCCGCGTCGCTCATGCCGGGCGGGACGGTCTGGGCCGTGGAGCGCGACCCACGCCGGGTGGCGATGATCCGCGCCAACCGCGCCCGCCACGGCCTGGCCATGCTGGAGGCGATCGAGGGCCAGGCGCCCGAGGCCTTGGCCGATCTGCCCCGGCCCGACCGCGTGTTCATCGGCGGCGGCGGGCCAAGGCTCGAGGCGATCATCGCCGCCTGCGCCGCGCGCCTGGCCCCTGGCGGGCTGATCGTCGTCAGCGCGGTGCTGGGCGGCAGCATCGAGGCCGCCCGCAGGGCCCTGGCTCGGGCCGGCCTGGACGTCGACGAAACATTCGTGCAAATCTGCCGTGGCCAGGCGGTGGCCGGCCAAACCATGCTCAAGGCGCTCAACCCGGTCTGGCTGTTGCGTGGCCGCGCCGACGGAGAAAAATAGATGAGCCAAGCGCGAGAATCCAACCCGATCATCTTTGTCGGGGCCGGGCCCGGCGACCCGGAGTTGATCACCGTGGCCGGCCGCAAGGCCCTGGAACAGGCCGATCTGGTGGTCTACGCCGGGTCTTTGGTCAGCCCCGAGATGCTGGACTGGTGCCAGCCCCAGTGCCGGCTGGTCAACAGCGCCCACCTGGACCTGGACCAGATCGTCGGCGAGATGATCGCCGCCCACGACCAGGGCCAGCGGGTGGTGCGCCTGCAAACCGGCGACGTGAGCCTCTATGGCGCGCTGCCCGAGCAGCTCTGCCGCCTGGCGGCCCACGGCGCGTCGTGGCGAATCATCCCCGGCGTCAGCGCGGCCTTTGCCTCGGCGGCGGCCATCGGCCTGAGCTACACCCTGCCCGAGACCTGCCAGAGCCTGATCTTCACCCGGGCTGGCGGCCGCACGCCCATGCCCGCCCGCGAAAACCTGGCGGCCATGGCCGGCCACGGTTGCAGCGTGGTGATCTATCTTTCGGCGGCCCTGGGCCAGGACGTCGCCGAGGCCCTGAGCGCGGCCTATGGCCCGGAAAGCCCGGTGGCGGTGGTCCAACGGGCCAGTTGGCCCGACGAAAAGGCCATCTGGTCCACGGCGGCCAGCCTGCAAGGCGACCTGGAGCGGGCCGGGATCAACCGCCAGGCCCTGATCATCTGCGGTCCGGCCGTGGCCGCCCTGCGCGCCGGCTACGCCGATTGCCTGCCCTCCCGGCTCTACGACCACGCCTTTGGCCACGCCTGGCGGCCGGCGGGGCAAAAAGATTGAACGCCGAGGGTCGCATAGCCCTCTGGGCCCTGGGCCGACCCGGCGCGGAGCTGTGCCGTCGCCTGGCCCCGGCCCTGGGGTCGTGCGAGCTGTTCCTGCCCCGCCGCCTAGCCCGCCCGGAGGCCGGCGAGCGACCCTTTGACGGCCTGGCCCGGGGCCTGGAAGACAACTTTCGCCTCTACGCCGGCCATGTGGCCGTTTGCGCGGCCGGCATGGTCGTGCGGGCCATCGCCCCGCTGTTGCGGGCCAAGGATCAAGACCCGGCCGTGGTCGTGGTCGACCAACTGGGCCAATGGGCCGTGAGCCTGGTTTCGGGGCATCTGGGCGGGGCCAACGAGCTGGCCCGGCGGGTGGCCGGCGCTCTGGGCGGCCAGGCGGTGATCACCACCGCCACCGACGGCCTGAACCTGCCCAGCCTGGAAATGGAAGCCAAGGCCCTGGGCCTGGTTGTCGAGAACCTGGCGGCCCTGGCCGGCCTGAGCGCCGCGCTCATCGACGGCCGCGCCGCGCCCGTCCACGATCCCGGCGGCTGGCT
Protein-coding regions in this window:
- a CDS encoding precorrin-8X methylmutase; this translates as MTDQTWNLPPEEIERRSLAIIDAEAGTHPWGPRRWAVVRRMIHTTADFDWRDICMFHDQAIDSGLAALQSGRVIVTDTRMAQMGLSPWRLNKLGVVARCLVDDPATAAIAKARGVTRSLAAVDLAVEQNLGQIFVIGNAPTALLRLLEHCDAGRVKPSLVVGLPVGFVNAAEAKDALGQRDLPFITARGRKGGSAVAASVINALAIMALENDK
- a CDS encoding cobalt-precorrin 5A hydrolase, with protein sequence MNAEGRIALWALGRPGAELCRRLAPALGSCELFLPRRLARPEAGERPFDGLARGLEDNFRLYAGHVAVCAAGMVVRAIAPLLRAKDQDPAVVVVDQLGQWAVSLVSGHLGGANELARRVAGALGGQAVITTATDGLNLPSLEMEAKALGLVVENLAALAGLSAALIDGRAAPVHDPGGWLRPLTERRPELFVMVDETAAQGLADQPLVWVDWREPRPPKPWLVLRPPALALGVGCNRGASADEIAGLIDQALAQAGLSRRCLARLASAQAKADEPGLLEAARRLGLEPIFYAHERLAEVATPNQSAAALRCLGTASVCEAAAILAAGGGELLCPKTKTRNCTVAVALICPESYLS
- the cobI gene encoding precorrin-2 C(20)-methyltransferase, which translates into the protein MSQKTIGTLYGVGVGPGDPKLMTLRAVEVLRGVSVVFAASSPKNGYSLALNTAQGHIPPEVEVVRLPFPMTDSHELLAQAWRANAGAVAQALEQGRDAAFITIGDPLTYSTYGYLLRTLRDMGCQAPVVTVPGVTAYHAAAASLNTPLVESRQSLAVISGVADPAEIANLAAISDNIVIMKAYRQFDQIVEAVEALPEKWSLAAASQVSLAEEKATTEAGALKGQKQHYLTLVIAKRRPAPQAD
- a CDS encoding bifunctional cobalt-precorrin-7 (C(5))-methyltransferase/cobalt-precorrin-6B (C(15))-methyltransferase, translating into MIPVLVIGLGLGPDDLSPRLRELVDHAQVLAGGRRLLAYFPEHPGRRIELTGGLEPWLDQVQAAAQSMPVAVLASGDPGFHGVATALIRRLGREMVRIQPNVTAMQGACARLGLPWGAAVHVSLHAADAEALPRLWTALGQSDLVVVYPGPTLDPTRLAVMLAERGQDSWRVNVLENLGAADERLCSFARASEAAGVFGPLCVVVLERVGPRPPAPTIGAPETAYQSDGGLITKAEVRAVALAKLALGPKLTLWDVGAGSGSVGLEAASLMPGGTVWAVERDPRRVAMIRANRARHGLAMLEAIEGQAPEALADLPRPDRVFIGGGGPRLEAIIAACAARLAPGGLIVVSAVLGGSIEAARRALARAGLDVDETFVQICRGQAVAGQTMLKALNPVWLLRGRADGEK
- a CDS encoding cobyrinate a,c-diamide synthase — protein: MRAFVIGAATSGAGKTTVTMAILAALRRRGLVVQPFKAGPDFIDPGHHAVAAGRPSHNLDTWMLSADENRAIFQRHAAGADVAVVEGVMGLHDGFGPLDDTGSTAHLAKLLGLPVALVVDAKGMAGSIAALAGGFVGFDPALGFVGVIANRVGGPGHAAILGQALAGRSGLPPFLGGLVKEPGLAMPERHLGLITADEGAFDAAKLARLADWAEQGLDLDALLAGAAELDLIPLDEPAPPTRPVVTIGVARDAAFCFYYAENLRRLRQAGATLKFFSPIDDPAPPPGLDGLYLGGGYPELFAHKLSQNQTMRRAIARAVADGLPVLAECGGMLYLGQAVVDKSGQGWPMAGALDIVTRMGDKLSGLGYRQATFTADNPLGPAGTTGRGHEFHYSSIDEGASGAQAGVFELRGRAGGPARLAGYRVGNAVASYMHFHFGGNPDLARNFVEFCRKGQP
- the cobM gene encoding precorrin-4 C(11)-methyltransferase; translation: MSQARESNPIIFVGAGPGDPELITVAGRKALEQADLVVYAGSLVSPEMLDWCQPQCRLVNSAHLDLDQIVGEMIAAHDQGQRVVRLQTGDVSLYGALPEQLCRLAAHGASWRIIPGVSAAFASAAAIGLSYTLPETCQSLIFTRAGGRTPMPARENLAAMAGHGCSVVIYLSAALGQDVAEALSAAYGPESPVAVVQRASWPDEKAIWSTAASLQGDLERAGINRQALIICGPAVAALRAGYADCLPSRLYDHAFGHAWRPAGQKD
- a CDS encoding cobalt-precorrin-5B (C(1))-methyltransferase; this translates as MNSRRLRTGFSTGTAAAAAAKAATLTALGQAPAKVEVSLPDGGRLEIAVSQCRLLAPAQALAVVIKDAGDDPDVTNKAAIRASVRLLPAGDGAAEVRVLGGDGVGLVTRPGLPVAPGAPAINPVPRQMIEKAVRQAVAWAAPGATLTAEVVVSVAGGQELARHTLNPRLGVVGGISILGTTGLVKPFSHQAYTETIDLCLSVATAAGLSEVVLTTGGKSEKWAQALRPDLPEAAMIQIADFFGYALAACAKAGLRQVGLVSFFGKAVKQASGLEYTHARQAVMDLAQLAEWLGQAGLDQAAAQSVAQANTARHALDLLRELGRLELVSQVGRRMLTAAEHWAGPGLRPWAVVLDYDGQPLWDSRAQGGQA